In the Rhinatrema bivittatum chromosome 6, aRhiBiv1.1, whole genome shotgun sequence genome, one interval contains:
- the YIPF6 gene encoding protein YIPF6 gives MTLYPSPRRSSEDLKMAEAEDSSKPLFAGLSDVSISEDIPVEGEITVPVGTHAQEEDSSTLDEPIKETIMRDLKAVGKKFVHVMYPRKSSALLRDWDLWGPLILCVTLALMLQGGSVNSSEDGGPQFAEVFVVIWFGAVVITLNSKLLGGTISFFQSLCVLGYCILPLTVAMLVCRLVLLGNFDTIGFIIRLLVVIAMFAWSTFASTAFLADSQPPNRKALAIYPIFLFYFVISWMILSFTTGAKEKGGKD, from the exons TTTGCTGGCTTGTCAGATGTATCTATATCAGAAGATATTCCGGTGGAAGGAGAGATCACTGTTCCAGTGGGAACTCATGCTCAGGAGGAGGACAGCTCTACGTTGGATGAACCTATTAAGGAAACCATT ATGCGAGATTTAAAGGCGGTGGGTAAGAAGTTTGTGCATGTCATGTATCCCCGAAAGAGCAGCGCTCTCCTGCGAGACT GGGATCTCTGGGGCCCTTTGATTCTCTGTGTTACACTAGCACT AATGCTGCAGGGAGGGTCTGTAAACAGCAGTGAAGACGGTGGCCCCCAGTTTGCAGAAGTCTTTGTCGTCATATGGTTTGGAGCTGTCGTCATAACATTAAATTCTAAACTCCTGGGAGGTACCAT CTCTTTCtttcagagcctgtgtgtgctgGGTTACTGCATTCTGCCCCTGACTGTAGCCATGCTGGTATGCAGGCTGGTGCTCCTGGGAAACTTTGACACAATTGGTTTCATCATTCGACTCCTTGTAGTAATAGCTATGTTTGCCTGGTCCACCTTTG catctACAGCCTTCCTGGCAGACAGCCAGCCTCCCAATAGAAAAGCCCTGGCCATCTACCCCATCTTCCTCTTCTATTTCGTTATCAGTTGGATGATCTTAAGCTTCACAACTGGGGCCAAAGAGAAGGGTGGCAAGGACTGA